The following coding sequences lie in one Streptomyces albofaciens JCM 4342 genomic window:
- a CDS encoding maleate cis-trans isomerase family protein, whose product MASTVGFLYPGHSAEDDYPRLETLLGNGLSLPLVHTDIGEDAHRVDALLEMGSAARLAAGVGELKRRGAEAVVWACTSASFVFGWEGAHEQVRELSATAGLPASSTSFAFAHAVRALGAERVAIAATYPDDVAERFRAFLKSAGTDVVSTRGSGIITAAEVGTWGLEEVLLLARTGDHPDAEAVLLPDTALHTAAHLPDVEAALGKPVLTANQVTAWEGLRLLDRTVVCPALGTLFAGAPVPSAVG is encoded by the coding sequence ATGGCATCCACGGTCGGCTTCCTCTACCCCGGCCACTCCGCCGAGGACGACTACCCCCGGCTGGAGACCCTCCTCGGCAACGGCCTGAGCCTGCCGCTCGTCCACACCGACATCGGCGAGGACGCCCACCGTGTCGACGCCCTGCTGGAGATGGGCTCCGCCGCCCGCCTCGCCGCCGGCGTCGGCGAACTGAAGAGGCGCGGCGCCGAGGCCGTCGTCTGGGCCTGCACCAGCGCCAGCTTCGTCTTCGGCTGGGAGGGCGCCCACGAGCAGGTGCGCGAGCTGTCGGCCACCGCCGGCCTGCCCGCCTCCAGTACGTCCTTCGCCTTCGCGCACGCCGTCCGGGCCCTGGGCGCGGAACGGGTGGCCATCGCCGCCACCTACCCCGACGACGTGGCCGAGCGCTTCCGGGCCTTCCTGAAGTCCGCGGGTACGGACGTCGTCTCGACGCGCGGCAGCGGGATCATCACCGCCGCCGAGGTCGGCACCTGGGGTCTTGAGGAGGTCCTGCTGCTCGCCCGCACCGGGGACCACCCCGACGCCGAGGCGGTGCTGCTCCCCGACACCGCCCTGCACACCGCCGCCCACCTCCCCGACGTCGAGGCGGCGCTGGGCAAGCCGGTGCTCACCGCCAACCAGGTCACCGCCTGGGAAGGCCTGCGGCTGCTGGACCGTACGGTCGTGTGCCCGGCGCTGGGCACGCTGTTCGCCGGGGCGCCGGTGCCGTCCGCCGTGGGGTGA
- a CDS encoding LLM class flavin-dependent oxidoreductase has protein sequence MSGDHDEIRGTDENRGTEGTPGDGIRGIARGTAPVPLSVLDLVTVGAGHTASEAVRTAVGIARTAERRGFHRYWVAEHHSMPGVASSSPAVLLAHLAAHTDRIRLGSGGVMLPNHAPLVIAEQFGTLEAMAPGRVDLGLGRAPGTDGATAAALRRTDRLREGADEFPQQLAELTRFLDDDFPDGHPYSRIHAVPGPVQATSPGGVQSAHRPPLWLLGSSGFSAQLAGRLGLPFAFAHHFSAANTIPALDLYRESFRPSAVLDAPYALIGVGALAAEDEKEAYRQVLTGALSMIRLRTGRPGLIPGPEEAAAYPFSEMERDFVDNWLSNVVHGTPDAVRTGLDALAERTGADELMITANAHGGDARLRSYELIADAYGLPEA, from the coding sequence GTGAGCGGCGACCACGACGAGATCCGGGGCACCGACGAGAACCGGGGCACCGAGGGGACACCGGGAGACGGGATCCGGGGCATCGCCCGGGGCACCGCGCCGGTGCCGCTGTCCGTGCTCGACCTGGTGACCGTGGGCGCCGGGCACACCGCCTCCGAGGCCGTACGCACCGCCGTCGGCATCGCCCGCACGGCGGAGCGCCGCGGCTTCCACCGCTACTGGGTCGCCGAGCACCACTCGATGCCCGGCGTGGCCTCCTCGTCCCCCGCGGTGCTGCTGGCCCACCTGGCCGCGCACACCGACCGCATCCGGCTGGGCTCCGGCGGCGTCATGCTGCCCAACCACGCCCCGCTGGTGATCGCCGAGCAGTTCGGCACGCTGGAGGCGATGGCCCCCGGCCGGGTGGACCTGGGCCTCGGCCGGGCGCCCGGCACCGACGGCGCCACCGCCGCGGCACTGCGCCGTACGGACCGCCTCCGCGAAGGCGCCGACGAATTTCCCCAGCAGCTCGCCGAACTGACCCGCTTCCTGGACGACGACTTCCCGGACGGGCACCCGTACAGCCGCATCCACGCGGTCCCCGGCCCGGTCCAGGCCACCTCCCCGGGCGGGGTGCAGTCGGCGCACCGGCCGCCGCTGTGGCTGCTCGGCTCCTCCGGCTTCAGCGCCCAGCTGGCCGGCCGCCTGGGCCTGCCCTTCGCCTTCGCCCACCACTTCTCCGCGGCGAACACCATCCCCGCGCTGGACCTGTACCGCGAGTCCTTCCGGCCCTCGGCGGTCCTGGACGCGCCGTACGCCCTGATCGGCGTCGGCGCGCTCGCCGCCGAGGACGAGAAGGAGGCGTACCGCCAGGTCCTCACCGGCGCGCTGTCCATGATCCGGCTGCGCACCGGGCGCCCGGGGCTGATCCCCGGCCCGGAGGAGGCCGCGGCGTACCCCTTCAGCGAGATGGAGCGCGACTTCGTCGACAACTGGCTGTCCAACGTCGTCCACGGCACCCCCGACGCGGTACGCACCGGCCTGGACGCCCTGGCCGAGCGCACCGGCGCCGACGAGCTGATGATCACGGCCAACGCGCACGGCGGCGACGCCCGGCTGCGCTCGTACGAGCTGATCGCGGACGCCTACGGGCTGCCGGAGGCGTAA